A window of the Gemmatimonadaceae bacterium genome harbors these coding sequences:
- a CDS encoding dipeptidase, whose product MTIAADLEGRFAAREAQLLDDLFAFLRIPSVSAKAEHNADTQRAAAWVHGRFEKMGFAVETCPTPGHPVVLAEWRKAPAGAPTFLVYGHYDVQPAEPLNLWTSPAFEPTVRDGKLFARGSVDDKGQLFAHIAALETMLEVRGKLPVNVIVIAEGEEEVGSENLAPFIEKNKKRLACDGVVISDSSMFAPGIPSILSSLRGLAYFEINVRGPAQDLHSGSYGGAVVNPAMALARILATMHDANGKIMIDGFYDDVLPFPPDVIAGMRKLPFDEEHFRQEVGAPSLGGEPQFTVLEKLWTRPTCEVNGLLSGYTGEGAKTVLPGVSMAKVSCRLVPKQDPAKIEALMKAHVAKVAPKGVTATVTHLHGGKPWRADLEGSLFDAAKKALSAAFGREPVVTGEGGSIPVVGDFERILGVPVLLMGFGLPGENAHAPDEWMSVENFNKGMRAIAALFEELGSGT is encoded by the coding sequence ATGACCATCGCGGCCGACCTTGAAGGACGCTTCGCCGCACGCGAAGCGCAGCTCCTCGACGATCTCTTCGCCTTCCTTCGCATCCCGAGTGTCAGCGCGAAGGCCGAGCACAACGCCGATACCCAGCGCGCCGCCGCCTGGGTGCACGGACGCTTTGAGAAGATGGGATTCGCCGTCGAGACGTGCCCGACGCCCGGGCATCCCGTCGTGCTGGCCGAGTGGCGCAAGGCACCCGCTGGCGCGCCCACGTTCCTGGTCTACGGCCACTACGACGTGCAGCCGGCCGAGCCGCTCAACCTGTGGACCTCGCCCGCCTTCGAGCCGACCGTTCGCGATGGCAAGCTGTTCGCCCGCGGCAGCGTGGACGACAAGGGGCAGCTGTTCGCGCATATCGCGGCGCTCGAGACGATGCTGGAGGTTCGCGGCAAGCTGCCGGTCAATGTGATCGTCATCGCCGAGGGGGAGGAGGAGGTCGGCAGCGAGAACCTCGCGCCGTTCATCGAGAAGAACAAGAAACGGCTCGCCTGCGACGGCGTGGTGATCTCCGATTCATCCATGTTCGCCCCCGGCATCCCCAGCATCCTCAGCTCGCTCCGCGGACTCGCGTACTTCGAGATCAACGTGCGCGGCCCGGCGCAGGACCTGCACTCGGGCTCGTACGGCGGTGCCGTGGTGAACCCGGCCATGGCGCTCGCCCGCATCCTCGCGACGATGCACGACGCCAACGGAAAGATCATGATCGACGGCTTCTACGACGACGTGCTCCCGTTCCCGCCCGACGTCATCGCCGGCATGCGCAAGCTGCCGTTCGACGAGGAGCATTTCCGCCAGGAAGTCGGCGCGCCGTCCCTCGGCGGCGAACCGCAGTTCACCGTGCTCGAGAAGCTCTGGACGCGCCCGACCTGCGAGGTGAACGGCCTGCTCAGCGGTTACACCGGCGAGGGCGCCAAGACGGTGCTCCCCGGCGTGAGCATGGCCAAGGTCAGCTGCCGCCTGGTGCCGAAGCAGGATCCCGCCAAGATCGAAGCGTTGATGAAGGCGCACGTCGCCAAGGTCGCGCCCAAGGGAGTGACCGCCACGGTCACGCACCTGCACGGCGGCAAGCCATGGCGCGCCGACCTCGAGGGATCGCTGTTCGACGCCGCCAAGAAGGCGCTGTCGGCGGCGTTTGGTCGCGAACCGGTGGTGACCGGCGAGGGCGGCTCCATTCCCGTGGTCGGTGATTTCGAGCGCATCCTCGGCGTCCCGGTGCTGCTGATGGGCTTCGGTCTGCCGGGCGAGAACGCCCACGCGCCCGATGAGTGGATGAGCGTGGAGAACTTCAACAAGGGCATGCGCGCCATCGCGGCGCTGTTCGAGGAGCTAGGCAGCGGCACGTGA
- a CDS encoding FkbM family methyltransferase, producing MSAALGTLAFDAVARLSRTLPHFRGKWQVADVLRRLLLPLRAPADGLCRVRMKDGSVMTWDVRDAAEGRAVFLGIWDDDLRNAVCARLATGGVTLDVGASVGAWTVPLARHVGAEGMVYAFEPVPANLTRLERAVADNALARVVIVPFALGDAERTVDMWLRSSVTTASSGTAAIVAAGAGQISVTMRPLDGWIETAALPRLDFIKLDVEGSELMVLAGAERAIARFRPVILGEFDEYWMSLHQQSRADARAWAVSHGYRLLRWERRARRFVPTESPSGDATLMVPSERG from the coding sequence GTGAGCGCCGCGCTCGGGACGCTCGCGTTTGATGCCGTTGCGAGGCTAAGCCGGACGCTCCCGCATTTTCGCGGCAAGTGGCAGGTGGCGGATGTACTCCGTCGCCTGCTGCTTCCGCTTCGAGCGCCGGCGGACGGCCTCTGCCGCGTGCGCATGAAGGACGGCAGCGTCATGACGTGGGACGTACGCGACGCGGCCGAGGGACGCGCGGTCTTCCTGGGGATCTGGGATGACGACCTGCGCAACGCCGTCTGCGCGCGGCTCGCGACCGGCGGCGTGACCCTTGATGTTGGGGCGAGCGTCGGCGCGTGGACCGTGCCACTGGCACGGCACGTCGGCGCGGAGGGCATGGTGTATGCCTTCGAACCGGTGCCAGCCAATCTCACGCGGCTCGAGCGCGCCGTGGCGGACAACGCCCTGGCCCGCGTTGTGATCGTGCCCTTCGCACTGGGCGACGCGGAGCGGACCGTTGACATGTGGCTGCGTTCATCCGTCACCACCGCGTCCTCCGGCACCGCCGCGATCGTCGCGGCTGGCGCCGGCCAGATCTCCGTGACGATGCGGCCGCTCGATGGCTGGATTGAGACGGCGGCCCTGCCACGCCTCGACTTCATCAAGCTTGATGTCGAAGGGTCGGAGCTCATGGTGCTCGCTGGCGCCGAGCGTGCCATTGCCAGGTTCCGGCCGGTCATTCTGGGGGAATTCGACGAATACTGGATGTCGCTGCATCAGCAATCGCGCGCCGACGCGCGCGCGTGGGCGGTATCACATGGCTACCGATTGTTGCGATGGGAGCGGCGCGCCCGGCGCTTCGTGCCGACCGAATCGCCATCCGGCGATGCCACGCTGATGGTGCCATCAGAGCGCGGCTAA
- the rho gene encoding transcription termination factor Rho, which produces MEPNGQPAGGGAPPQPIVADSETSGWYDPSRDAGFIRRAGASYLEDQGDAYVPSFLARQFGLRKSDLVKATTGRDHRGRPTCVDILSINGHDPLEAVRRPDFASLTASYPDRRLTLETGRPARVGPELTRRCIDLIAPIGYGQRALIVAPARAGKTMLLQAITEGVALKHPDATLLILLVDERPEEVSEAISWGVGEVIASSFDQPARRHVEVTEMVLERARRLVELGKDVVIVLDSLTRMARAHNTAERGTGRTMSGGLDTSAMAKPKAFFGSARNIAPENGGGSLTIIATALVETGSRMDDVIFEEFKGTGNCEIKLDRGLSEKRIFPAFDIASSGTRREEKLYKPGQLDAIYSLRRGLQQMPPQAGMEWLIKRIGSTPDNDTLLAGLL; this is translated from the coding sequence GTGGAACCCAACGGACAGCCGGCAGGCGGCGGCGCACCGCCGCAGCCGATTGTCGCCGACAGCGAGACGTCCGGCTGGTACGACCCGTCGCGCGACGCCGGTTTCATCCGGCGCGCGGGGGCGAGCTACCTCGAGGACCAGGGCGACGCGTACGTGCCATCATTCCTCGCCCGGCAATTCGGGCTGCGCAAGTCCGATCTGGTGAAGGCCACCACGGGGCGCGACCATCGCGGCCGTCCGACGTGCGTGGACATTCTGTCCATCAACGGCCACGACCCGCTCGAGGCGGTGCGCCGTCCGGACTTTGCCTCACTGACGGCGAGCTATCCCGACCGGCGCCTGACGCTCGAGACGGGACGCCCCGCACGCGTCGGCCCGGAGCTGACGCGGCGCTGCATCGACCTGATCGCGCCGATCGGCTACGGCCAGCGCGCGCTCATCGTGGCACCGGCGCGCGCCGGCAAGACGATGCTGCTGCAGGCCATCACCGAGGGCGTGGCCCTCAAGCATCCCGACGCCACGCTGCTCATCCTGCTCGTGGACGAACGGCCCGAGGAAGTGAGCGAAGCCATCTCGTGGGGCGTGGGTGAAGTGATCGCGTCTTCGTTCGACCAGCCGGCGCGGCGCCACGTCGAAGTCACCGAGATGGTGCTCGAGCGGGCGCGCCGCCTGGTGGAGCTGGGCAAGGACGTGGTGATCGTGCTCGACTCGCTCACGCGCATGGCGCGGGCGCACAATACCGCCGAGCGCGGCACCGGTCGCACGATGTCGGGCGGCCTCGACACCTCGGCGATGGCGAAACCCAAGGCGTTCTTCGGCTCGGCGCGCAATATCGCCCCGGAAAACGGGGGCGGCTCGCTGACGATCATCGCGACGGCGCTGGTCGAGACGGGATCGCGCATGGACGACGTGATCTTCGAGGAGTTCAAGGGGACCGGCAACTGCGAGATCAAGCTCGACCGCGGACTGTCGGAGAAGCGCATCTTCCCCGCGTTCGACATCGCGAGTTCCGGCACGCGGCGCGAGGAGAAGCTCTACAAGCCCGGCCAGCTCGATGCCATCTACAGTTTGCGCCGCGGGCTCCAGCAGATGCCGCCACAGGCCGGCATGGAGTGGCTCATCAAGCGCATCGGGAGCACGCCGGACAACGACACGCTGCTGGCGGGGCTGCTCTAG
- a CDS encoding polysaccharide deacetylase family protein, whose product MRCIRIFALAAVWWASPVLAQATAPSLPYKVPILQYHLIGDSDSRWKRSRDGFRRDLQLLYDRGYRPITVAQLVDRQFDIPGGTSPVVFTFDDASPGQFSYIEQQGKLTIDPNSAVGIWLDFSRKHPDWKPRATFCLLPAAKAGHAFFGDKGIDGQKSEWRLSKVRWLAAQGFELCNHTLWHGQLNRFSEAMVQEQIARGALAIDSAVAGYRVRTFALPQGLWPRNHALARAGTWTDARSGRTTAYRHDAILEVTGALQGTPYGPGFNPLEIPRTQVVGNNLAKLLDDIEPRRFRPR is encoded by the coding sequence ATGCGTTGCATCCGAATCTTCGCGCTGGCCGCAGTGTGGTGGGCGTCTCCCGTGCTGGCCCAGGCGACCGCGCCGTCGCTCCCGTACAAGGTCCCGATCCTGCAGTACCACCTCATCGGCGACAGCGACAGCCGGTGGAAGCGTTCGCGTGACGGGTTTCGCCGCGACCTGCAGCTCCTGTACGATCGCGGCTACCGCCCCATCACGGTGGCCCAGCTGGTCGACCGGCAGTTCGACATCCCCGGCGGAACGTCGCCGGTGGTCTTCACGTTCGACGACGCGTCGCCGGGCCAGTTCTCCTACATCGAACAGCAGGGCAAGCTCACGATCGACCCGAACAGCGCGGTCGGCATCTGGCTCGACTTCAGCCGGAAACATCCGGACTGGAAGCCGCGCGCGACATTCTGCCTGCTGCCGGCCGCCAAGGCGGGCCACGCGTTCTTCGGCGACAAGGGAATCGACGGGCAGAAGTCGGAATGGCGCCTGTCGAAGGTGCGCTGGCTCGCGGCGCAGGGCTTCGAGTTGTGCAACCACACGCTGTGGCATGGCCAGCTCAACAGGTTCAGCGAGGCGATGGTTCAGGAGCAGATTGCCCGCGGCGCGCTGGCGATCGACTCCGCCGTGGCGGGCTATCGGGTGCGAACCTTCGCCCTCCCGCAGGGTCTCTGGCCGAGGAATCACGCGCTGGCACGCGCCGGCACCTGGACCGACGCCAGGTCGGGACGCACCACCGCCTATCGCCATGACGCGATCCTCGAAGTCACGGGCGCCCTGCAGGGCACACCGTACGGACCGGGATTCAACCCGCTGGAGATTCCGCGAACGCAGGTGGTCGGCAACAATCTCGCGAAGCTGCTCGACGACATCGAGCCTCGGCGTTTCCGTCCACGCTAG
- a CDS encoding DUF1501 domain-containing protein: MHRRVFVRNSALALVTMGLSPSFLRRTVLGMELPRAAKGKVLICLFQRGAADALNVVVPFGERAYYGLRPAIAIAPPSRAAGEAGALDLDGFFGLHPALAPLKPLWDRGLLAPIHAVGSPSATRSHFDAQDYMESATPDNKGTSDGWLNRYLATSGTCEACTPSPFRAVAMTPQTPRVLQGSAPTVAMNSVAEFTVRGGGTQAAQLEALYRTGSADLIHGTGTEMFEAVKMLRAANPQRYQPENGAAYPATQFGQRLLSIAQLIKSGVGLEIAFADVGGWDTHVNQGAATGQLAQRLADFGASIAELATDLGDRMQDVVIVTMSEFGRMARQNGSGGTDHGHAGAMFVIGGSVNGRRVHGRWPGLAPEQLYEGRDLALTTDFRAVFAEVAVKHLGATSLESLFPGCLPGAMPGVLG; the protein is encoded by the coding sequence ATGCATCGCCGCGTCTTCGTTCGAAACTCCGCCCTCGCGCTCGTGACGATGGGACTGAGCCCGAGCTTCCTGCGCCGCACGGTTCTGGGCATGGAGCTGCCTCGGGCCGCCAAGGGCAAGGTGCTGATCTGCCTCTTCCAGCGTGGCGCGGCCGACGCGTTGAACGTCGTGGTGCCATTCGGCGAGCGCGCGTACTACGGGTTGCGTCCCGCCATTGCCATCGCCCCGCCGTCCCGCGCCGCGGGAGAGGCGGGGGCCCTGGACCTCGATGGCTTCTTCGGGCTGCATCCGGCGCTGGCGCCGCTCAAGCCGCTCTGGGATCGCGGCCTGCTGGCGCCCATCCACGCGGTGGGGAGCCCGAGCGCGACGCGGTCGCACTTCGACGCGCAGGACTACATGGAGAGCGCGACGCCCGACAACAAGGGGACGAGCGATGGCTGGTTGAACCGGTACCTCGCGACGTCGGGAACGTGCGAAGCATGCACGCCAAGTCCGTTCCGCGCGGTCGCGATGACGCCGCAGACCCCCCGCGTGCTCCAAGGAAGCGCCCCGACGGTCGCCATGAACTCGGTGGCGGAGTTCACGGTGCGCGGCGGTGGCACGCAGGCTGCCCAACTCGAAGCGCTTTATCGCACCGGGTCGGCCGACCTGATCCACGGCACCGGCACCGAGATGTTCGAGGCGGTGAAGATGCTGCGCGCGGCGAATCCGCAGCGCTATCAGCCCGAGAACGGGGCTGCATACCCCGCGACGCAGTTCGGACAGCGCCTGCTCTCGATCGCGCAGCTGATCAAGTCCGGCGTCGGCTTGGAGATCGCGTTTGCGGACGTCGGCGGCTGGGATACGCACGTCAATCAGGGCGCGGCCACTGGACAGCTGGCCCAGCGGCTCGCCGACTTCGGGGCGTCCATCGCCGAGCTCGCCACCGACCTCGGCGATCGCATGCAGGATGTCGTGATCGTGACGATGTCCGAATTCGGGCGCATGGCGCGGCAGAACGGCAGCGGGGGCACCGATCACGGACACGCGGGAGCGATGTTCGTCATCGGCGGGTCGGTGAACGGTCGCCGTGTGCATGGGCGCTGGCCGGGGCTCGCCCCCGAACAGCTGTACGAGGGGCGCGACCTGGCGCTGACGACGGACTTCCGCGCGGTATTCGCCGAAGTCGCCGTCAAGCACCTTGGCGCGACGTCGCTCGAGTCGCTCTTTCCCGGCTGCCTGCCTGGCGCGATGCCCGGCGTGCTCGGCTAG
- a CDS encoding DUF1800 domain-containing protein, giving the protein MRRLAPAFALVIAGCSSASTRVASPVVVRGESMLAASTARTQTSDQQAVHALSRLTFGARPGDLDRLHAMGTDRWIDDQLHPERIDDAKAEEWAGEFEVVQKTAAQLENEYQNPGVLASQLSSRNAGALTREDSALLRHARQNVRRIAEEAQVTRVGRALLSERQLQEVMTDFWLNHFTVFAGKGIREQYYLADYENRVVRPRALGKFRDLLGAVAKSPAMLFYLDNWESAADSGRPRLDGVNAPIARRAVPRRFPAAANPSSPVAPQAQRRLRAGLNENYGRELLELHTLGVDGGYTQQDVINAARALTGWTIAGPRQGGSFTFTPFMHDAGEKQVLGHRLRAGRGIEDGEELLDIVARHPSTAHHIAFKLARRFVSDTPSQTLVDRAAATFLRTDGDLREVVRTIVTSPEFFSREAYRAKVKSPFEVVISTLRALDAPPDRSVRTAQLVAGLGQPVYGRQTPDGWPETADGWLGTGAILNRINFGLLVAAGRVPGANPLSLPGADMLRQAARDVQVDAVVTAFLGGDVSSVTRAVLLTGKNPLLDTAATLPPLRALPQLIGLALGSPEFQRR; this is encoded by the coding sequence ATGCGCCGCCTTGCCCCCGCTTTCGCCCTCGTCATTGCCGGCTGCTCCAGCGCGTCCACACGCGTCGCGTCGCCCGTGGTCGTGCGCGGGGAGTCGATGCTCGCCGCCAGCACGGCGCGCACCCAGACCTCGGACCAGCAGGCCGTGCACGCCCTGTCACGCCTCACGTTCGGCGCGCGTCCCGGCGACCTGGATCGCCTGCATGCCATGGGCACCGACCGCTGGATCGACGACCAGCTGCACCCGGAGCGCATCGACGACGCGAAGGCCGAGGAGTGGGCCGGCGAGTTCGAGGTCGTGCAGAAGACCGCCGCGCAGCTCGAAAACGAGTACCAGAACCCCGGGGTGTTGGCCAGCCAGCTCTCGTCGCGGAACGCCGGCGCGCTCACACGCGAGGACTCGGCGCTCCTTCGGCACGCCCGGCAGAACGTCCGCCGCATCGCCGAGGAGGCGCAGGTGACGCGGGTGGGACGCGCCCTGCTCAGCGAGCGGCAGCTGCAGGAAGTGATGACCGATTTCTGGCTCAATCACTTCACCGTCTTTGCCGGCAAGGGGATCCGCGAGCAGTACTATCTGGCCGACTACGAGAACCGCGTGGTCCGGCCGCGCGCGCTGGGCAAGTTTCGCGACCTGCTGGGCGCGGTCGCCAAGAGTCCCGCGATGCTCTTCTATCTCGACAACTGGGAGAGCGCGGCCGACAGCGGGCGTCCCCGGCTGGATGGCGTCAACGCGCCAATCGCGCGCCGCGCCGTGCCGCGGCGGTTTCCGGCCGCCGCCAACCCGTCGTCGCCCGTCGCGCCGCAGGCGCAGCGCCGTCTCCGCGCCGGTCTCAATGAGAACTACGGTCGAGAGCTCCTCGAACTGCACACGCTGGGCGTGGACGGCGGCTACACGCAGCAGGATGTGATCAACGCCGCCCGGGCGCTCACCGGCTGGACGATCGCGGGGCCGCGTCAGGGCGGCAGTTTCACCTTCACGCCGTTCATGCACGACGCCGGCGAGAAACAGGTGCTTGGCCACCGGCTGAGGGCGGGGCGCGGCATCGAGGACGGCGAAGAGCTGCTCGACATCGTGGCGCGGCATCCGAGCACGGCACACCACATCGCGTTCAAGCTGGCGCGCCGATTCGTGAGCGATACGCCGAGCCAGACCCTCGTGGACCGCGCGGCGGCGACCTTCCTGCGCACCGATGGCGACCTCCGCGAGGTCGTGCGGACCATCGTGACGAGTCCGGAGTTCTTCTCGCGGGAGGCCTATCGTGCCAAAGTGAAATCGCCGTTCGAAGTGGTGATCAGCACGTTGCGCGCGCTGGACGCGCCGCCGGATCGTTCCGTTCGCACGGCGCAGCTCGTCGCCGGCCTGGGTCAGCCGGTCTACGGTCGCCAGACGCCGGACGGCTGGCCGGAGACCGCGGACGGATGGCTCGGCACCGGTGCCATCCTGAACCGGATCAATTTCGGGCTCCTCGTTGCCGCGGGCCGGGTGCCGGGCGCCAATCCGCTGTCGCTTCCAGGCGCCGACATGCTGCGGCAGGCGGCGCGCGATGTACAGGTGGACGCCGTGGTGACGGCATTCCTTGGCGGCGACGTCTCGAGCGTGACGCGTGCCGTCCTCCTCACCGGCAAGAATCCGCTGCTCGACACCGCCGCCACGCTGCCGCCGCTGCGCGCGCTGCCCCAGCTGATCGGGCTCGCGCTGGGCAGTCCCGAGTTCCAACGGAGGTAG